The following are encoded in a window of Staphylococcus piscifermentans genomic DNA:
- the pckA gene encoding phosphoenolpyruvate carboxykinase (ATP), whose product MAVDAQTNLKKLNHLIEKPSSLFQLTKTQLYNKILDNNEGELTELGAINQLTGQYTGRSPKDKFIVNEPSYRDAIDWGSVNQPIEEEKFLRLYDKVLDYLDQKDELYVFNGYAGSDQDTQLRLTVVNEMAWHNLFAHNMFIRPSSKDEAEKIKANFTIVSAPHFKANPEVDGTASETFVIISFKHRIILIGGTEYAGEMKKGIFSVMNYLLPQQDIMSMHCSANVGEKGDVALFFGLSGTGKTTLSAAPDRKLIGDDEHGWNKNGIFNIEGGCYAKAINLSKEKEPQIYNAIRYGTILENVVVEEDGNVDFDDNKYTENTRAAYPIDYIDNIAKPSKAAHPNTIVFLTADAFGVLPPISKLTKEQALYHFLSGFTSKLAGTERGITEPVPSFSTCFGAPFLPLNPKKYAELLGQLIDKHEVEVYLVNTGWTGGKYGVGRRISLKYTRRMVDAAIKGELKNAEFEQDEVFGLNVPKDIKDVPKSILQPINAWSNQDAYREQAQDLISRFVENFKKFGEDSQEIAEKGGFKA is encoded by the coding sequence ATGGCAGTAGATGCACAAACAAATTTAAAAAAGTTGAATCATTTGATTGAAAAACCATCATCATTATTTCAACTTACAAAAACGCAACTTTACAACAAGATTTTAGACAATAATGAAGGCGAACTCACAGAACTAGGAGCAATCAATCAATTGACTGGCCAATACACAGGTCGTTCTCCTAAAGATAAATTTATTGTAAACGAACCTTCTTACAGAGATGCAATTGACTGGGGCTCAGTAAACCAACCTATCGAAGAAGAAAAATTCCTTAGATTGTATGATAAAGTTCTAGATTACTTAGACCAAAAAGATGAACTCTACGTCTTCAACGGTTACGCAGGAAGTGACCAAGATACTCAATTACGTTTAACTGTAGTTAACGAAATGGCTTGGCACAATTTATTCGCACATAACATGTTTATCCGCCCTTCTTCTAAAGATGAAGCAGAAAAAATTAAAGCGAACTTTACAATTGTTTCTGCGCCTCACTTCAAAGCAAACCCTGAAGTAGATGGCACAGCTTCTGAAACTTTCGTTATCATTTCTTTCAAACACCGTATTATCCTTATCGGCGGAACAGAATATGCGGGTGAAATGAAGAAAGGTATCTTCTCAGTAATGAACTATTTATTACCTCAACAAGATATCATGAGTATGCATTGCTCAGCTAACGTGGGTGAAAAAGGCGACGTTGCATTATTCTTCGGATTATCTGGAACAGGTAAAACAACTTTATCAGCAGCTCCAGATCGTAAATTAATCGGTGATGATGAACACGGCTGGAATAAAAATGGTATTTTCAACATTGAAGGCGGCTGCTATGCGAAAGCTATCAATCTCTCAAAAGAAAAAGAACCTCAAATTTATAATGCAATCCGTTATGGTACAATTTTAGAAAATGTTGTAGTCGAAGAAGATGGTAACGTTGATTTCGATGACAATAAATATACTGAAAACACACGTGCAGCATATCCTATCGACTATATCGATAATATTGCTAAACCATCAAAAGCAGCGCATCCGAATACAATCGTATTCTTAACAGCTGATGCATTCGGCGTATTGCCTCCAATTTCTAAATTAACAAAAGAACAAGCATTGTATCATTTCTTAAGTGGTTTCACTTCTAAATTAGCAGGTACTGAACGTGGTATCACTGAGCCTGTACCATCATTCTCTACATGCTTCGGTGCACCATTCTTGCCATTAAACCCTAAGAAATATGCTGAATTGCTTGGACAATTAATTGATAAACATGAAGTTGAAGTATATTTAGTAAACACAGGCTGGACTGGCGGAAAATACGGCGTAGGTCGTCGTATCAGCTTAAAATATACTCGTCGCATGGTTGATGCAGCTATTAAAGGCGAATTGAAAAATGCTGAATTTGAACAAGATGAAGTATTCGGTTTAAATGTTCCTAAAGACATTAAAGATGTACCGAAATCTATCTTACAACCAATTAATGCATGGAGTAATCAAGATGCTTACCGCGAACAAGCACAAGATTTAATTTCTCGTTTCGTAGAAAACTTCAAAAAATTCGGTGAGGATAGTCAAGAAATCGCTGAAAAAGGCGGCTTTAAAGCTTAA
- a CDS encoding ADP-ribosylglycohydrolase family protein yields the protein MADYKGMLYGAMVGDALGVPVEFENRGSFNVESMIGYGTCNQPPGTWSDDSSLTLCLAENINAHGNLDSLMQKFVRYLNDGYLTPFGAAFGVGNSTTQSIRRYEEGTPAEQCGGTSEYNNGNGALMRIAPLIKCLPEEMAFKQVADIVIAYTRITHGHPRALVASIIYVEILRNIAAGHSFKMSVENTEKELSINLKQDAILFDEYKNFFEKIFQPEFYQLPQSYIRSSGYVVDTLEAVLWCIGNSDNFKDAVLKAVNLGDDTDTVGSITGSIAGLLYGVQAVPDTWIENLVSKEKFEPIISKFIIT from the coding sequence ATGGCTGATTATAAAGGAATGTTATATGGAGCGATGGTAGGAGATGCTTTAGGAGTGCCTGTCGAATTTGAAAATAGAGGCAGTTTTAATGTTGAGAGCATGATTGGTTATGGTACATGTAACCAACCACCTGGAACATGGTCGGATGACAGTTCTCTCACCTTGTGTTTGGCAGAAAATATTAACGCGCATGGCAATCTAGACAGTTTAATGCAAAAATTTGTGCGTTATTTGAATGATGGCTATTTGACGCCATTCGGTGCTGCATTTGGTGTGGGTAATTCTACAACGCAGTCAATTAGAAGATACGAAGAGGGGACGCCAGCTGAACAATGCGGAGGCACATCAGAATATAATAATGGGAATGGTGCTTTGATGAGAATTGCTCCGTTAATCAAATGTTTACCTGAAGAGATGGCGTTCAAGCAAGTCGCCGATATAGTAATTGCCTATACACGTATTACACATGGCCATCCGCGTGCCCTCGTAGCATCTATTATTTATGTAGAGATATTGCGAAACATTGCTGCAGGGCATTCCTTTAAGATGAGTGTGGAGAATACTGAAAAAGAATTAAGTATAAATTTGAAGCAGGATGCTATCCTATTTGATGAATACAAAAATTTTTTCGAGAAAATATTTCAACCAGAATTCTATCAACTTCCTCAAAGTTATATTCGATCCTCTGGATACGTAGTAGATACTTTAGAAGCTGTTTTATGGTGTATCGGCAATTCCGATAATTTCAAAGATGCTGTGCTTAAAGCAGTTAATTTAGGTGACGATACAGATACGGTAGGCTCGATAACTGGAAGCATTGCCGGTTTATTATATGGTGTTCAAGCTGTTCCGGATACATGGATTGAAAATTTAGTAAGTAAAGAGAAGTTTGAACCTATTATTTCAAAGTTTATAATAACATGA
- a CDS encoding alpha/beta hydrolase family protein: MDFINRKRMPIDLASHIGEEVTYEVDHLKVKGLMLSPKEKVQRIVIYLRGGKGKVGRVRTGRLLQFSDPHTLVFGPYYRGNNGSEGRDEFSGNDLHDVTQAMDILKYLYPEAYVHLVGFSRGGLQGLLTFQYLPADSYIIWGGVSDLHLMYEERVDLRGMLRRMVGHPKKNLDAYEKREALQYIDENSPPILIIHGGKDKQVGIHQGYYLAEYLERIGHRYETFYQMQEGHVPRPEALKEVLEVIHKWMDCIENNK; this comes from the coding sequence TTGGACTTTATCAATAGAAAACGTATGCCGATTGATTTGGCTTCGCATATTGGAGAAGAAGTAACTTATGAGGTCGATCATCTCAAAGTAAAAGGTTTAATGTTGAGCCCTAAAGAAAAAGTGCAACGTATCGTTATTTATTTGCGCGGCGGTAAAGGGAAAGTCGGACGCGTTCGTACTGGACGTCTGTTACAATTTTCAGATCCTCATACGTTAGTATTCGGACCTTACTATAGAGGAAATAATGGCAGCGAAGGCCGCGATGAATTCTCAGGAAATGATTTGCATGATGTCACTCAAGCTATGGATATATTGAAATATCTCTACCCAGAGGCTTATGTCCATCTCGTCGGTTTCTCTAGAGGTGGCTTACAAGGCTTGCTTACATTTCAATATTTGCCAGCTGACAGCTATATCATTTGGGGCGGCGTCTCTGATTTACACTTAATGTATGAAGAACGCGTAGACTTACGCGGAATGTTACGCAGAATGGTAGGGCATCCTAAGAAGAATTTAGATGCATATGAAAAAAGAGAGGCCTTACAATATATTGACGAAAATAGTCCTCCAATCTTAATCATACATGGAGGTAAAGATAAACAAGTAGGTATCCATCAAGGTTATTATTTAGCGGAATATTTAGAACGCATCGGCCATCGCTATGAAACCTTTTATCAAATGCAAGAAGGGCATGTTCCAAGACCAGAAGCGTTGAAAGAAGTTTTAGAAGTTATTCATAAGTGGATGGATTGTATTGAAAATAATAAGTAG
- a CDS encoding aldo/keto reductase, whose translation MEYVEFYNGNRMPIVGLGTFRVENDEQAKEAVQVAIENGYRSIDTAMIYGNEEKVGEGIKAGLESTGLKRSDLFITSKLWLEDYGRENVAEAYQTSLNKLDLDYLDLYLMHWPGMDEDVMIETWKGMEDLLKDNKVKNIGVSNFKSHHFEALLSHASIKPVIDQVEFHPYLIQEDLRTYLNAQRIQMESWSPLMNAQILDDEVVKSIAEEVGKSPAQVIIRWNIQHDVVVIPKSVTPSRIKENLEVFDFELSDSQMTQLDNLNEDKRVGPDPDNYSGHHK comes from the coding sequence ATGGAATATGTGGAATTTTATAATGGTAACCGTATGCCGATTGTCGGTTTAGGTACTTTTCGTGTGGAAAATGATGAGCAGGCTAAGGAAGCGGTTCAAGTTGCGATTGAAAATGGTTACAGAAGTATTGATACCGCTATGATTTATGGCAATGAAGAAAAGGTCGGTGAAGGGATTAAGGCTGGATTAGAATCTACTGGCTTAAAACGTTCGGACTTATTTATTACGTCGAAATTATGGTTGGAAGATTATGGCAGAGAAAATGTGGCTGAAGCTTATCAAACTTCTCTTAACAAATTAGATCTTGATTATTTAGATTTATATTTAATGCACTGGCCGGGCATGGATGAAGATGTGATGATTGAAACTTGGAAAGGAATGGAAGATTTACTGAAAGATAATAAGGTGAAAAATATTGGGGTCAGCAACTTTAAATCACATCACTTTGAAGCTTTATTATCTCATGCATCAATTAAACCAGTGATTGATCAAGTGGAATTCCATCCGTATTTAATTCAAGAAGATTTGCGTACATATCTAAATGCACAGCGTATTCAAATGGAATCCTGGTCTCCATTGATGAATGCGCAAATCTTAGATGACGAAGTTGTTAAATCAATAGCCGAAGAGGTAGGCAAGTCGCCGGCTCAAGTCATTATTCGTTGGAATATTCAACATGATGTCGTTGTAATTCCGAAGTCAGTGACACCTTCACGTATTAAAGAGAATTTAGAAGTGTTTGATTTCGAACTGTCCGATTCACAAATGACGCAATTAGATAATTTAAACGAAGATAAACGTGTAGGTCCTGATCCTGATAATTATTCTGGACATCATAAATAG
- a CDS encoding fluoride efflux transporter FluC, with amino-acid sequence MIKLLLIMLGGGLGAVVRAAVTQACSRIPSEMPIATLIVNLAGSFAISLLSGFALSYQWASPLLIVGFLGGLTTFSTLSLELKNLLTEQTKPALFILYSALQYILCFAACWLGFLIAQ; translated from the coding sequence ATGATTAAATTGTTGTTGATTATGCTTGGCGGCGGTTTAGGTGCGGTCGTTAGAGCTGCTGTTACACAAGCATGCAGCCGTATCCCTTCTGAAATGCCGATAGCTACGTTAATAGTTAACCTAGCAGGAAGTTTTGCAATTAGTTTGTTGAGCGGTTTTGCACTCTCTTATCAATGGGCATCCCCATTATTGATTGTAGGTTTTTTAGGTGGATTGACAACATTTTCCACTCTATCTTTAGAATTGAAAAATCTATTAACAGAACAAACAAAACCGGCGTTATTTATTTTATATAGTGCATTGCAATATATACTTTGCTTTGCAGCATGTTGGCTTGGTTTTCTCATTGCACAATAA
- the metK gene encoding methionine adenosyltransferase, with protein sequence MSNNRRLFTSESVTEGHPDKIADQISDAILDELLKKDPDARVACETVVTTGMAMIVGEISTSTYVDFPKVVRDTVEEIGYTRAKYGYDNQTMAVMSAIDEQSPDIAQAVDRALEYRNEISEEEIEATGAGDQGLMFGYATNETDTYMPTPIFFSHQLAKRLSDVRKDGTLKYLRPDGKVQVTVEYDENDKPVRIDTIVISTQHAEEITLDQIQEDIRKHVIDPIVPSSLLDDETKFFINPTGRFVIGGPQGDAGLTGRKIIVDTYGGFARHGGGCFSGKDPTKVDRSAAYAARYVAKNIVAAGLADKCEVQLAYAIGVAEPVSISIDTFGTGKVSEGKLVEAVRDNFDLRPAGIIKMLDLKRPIYKQTAAYGHFGRTDIALPWERVDKVDVLKEAVQA encoded by the coding sequence ATGTCGAATAATAGAAGATTATTTACGTCAGAATCTGTTACAGAAGGACATCCTGATAAAATAGCAGACCAAATTTCAGATGCTATTTTGGATGAATTATTAAAGAAAGATCCAGATGCAAGGGTGGCATGTGAGACAGTAGTCACTACGGGAATGGCTATGATTGTCGGGGAAATTTCTACTTCCACTTATGTGGATTTTCCAAAAGTAGTACGAGATACAGTTGAAGAAATCGGTTATACAAGAGCGAAATACGGCTATGACAACCAAACAATGGCAGTGATGTCAGCGATTGATGAACAATCTCCTGATATTGCGCAAGCAGTGGACCGCGCTTTAGAATATAGAAATGAAATCAGCGAAGAAGAAATTGAAGCTACAGGTGCAGGGGACCAAGGTTTAATGTTCGGATACGCTACCAACGAGACTGATACGTATATGCCGACACCGATTTTCTTCTCGCATCAACTTGCGAAACGTTTATCAGATGTACGTAAAGATGGTACTTTAAAATACTTGCGTCCTGACGGAAAAGTGCAAGTTACAGTAGAATATGATGAAAATGATAAACCAGTTCGTATTGATACAATTGTAATTTCAACACAACATGCTGAAGAAATAACATTAGATCAAATTCAAGAGGATATCCGTAAACATGTTATCGACCCAATTGTACCTTCATCATTATTAGATGATGAAACTAAGTTCTTCATCAATCCGACAGGCCGTTTTGTAATCGGCGGGCCACAAGGTGATGCAGGCTTGACTGGTCGTAAAATTATCGTTGATACTTATGGCGGCTTTGCGCGTCATGGCGGCGGATGCTTCAGCGGTAAAGATCCAACAAAAGTAGACCGTTCAGCAGCTTATGCAGCACGCTATGTAGCTAAAAATATTGTAGCGGCAGGATTAGCTGATAAATGTGAAGTCCAACTTGCTTATGCTATCGGTGTAGCAGAACCTGTTTCAATTTCCATCGATACATTTGGAACTGGAAAAGTTTCTGAAGGCAAATTAGTAGAAGCGGTACGTGATAATTTCGATTTACGTCCAGCAGGTATTATTAAAATGTTGGATTTAAAACGCCCGATATACAAACAAACTGCAGCTTATGGTCATTTCGGCCGTACAGACATTGCATTGCCTTGGGAACGTGTAGATAAAGTGGATGTATTGAAAGAAGCGGTCCAAGCATAA
- the crcB gene encoding fluoride efflux transporter CrcB, with product MQYLYVFIGGAFGALIRFLLSQLNHSDGFPTGTFLANLAGAFLMGFFTALILKLFQNNPLFKKGITTGFLGALTTFSSFQFELVHMLEQHHYLLLGIYAVTSYILGILLCYLGGKLGGALSHD from the coding sequence GTGCAGTACTTATATGTATTTATTGGTGGCGCTTTTGGTGCACTAATAAGATTTTTATTATCACAATTGAATCATAGCGATGGATTTCCAACGGGAACCTTTCTTGCTAACTTAGCAGGTGCTTTCCTGATGGGATTCTTTACAGCTTTGATTTTAAAGTTATTTCAAAACAACCCTTTATTTAAAAAAGGAATTACCACTGGATTCTTAGGGGCGCTAACGACTTTCTCTTCTTTTCAGTTTGAACTCGTACATATGTTAGAACAGCATCATTATCTATTACTTGGTATCTATGCTGTCACAAGTTACATCTTGGGTATTCTGCTTTGTTACCTTGGCGGTAAATTAGGGGGTGCGCTCAGTCATGATTAA
- a CDS encoding nuclease-related domain-containing protein: MGPLEIGLVAAIVIAVIFLILFLTALNSKKKAQQQAEEQYEAKEKSLKDNYEDELEKERVEHKKTVTKQRADFDATVDSKDREIDALKLFSKNHSEYITDMRLIGIRERLVKEKRIRPEDMHIMANIFLPKNDMNDIERISHLVLTRTGLYIIDSQLLKGHVYNGISGKQFAELPTIEQVFNVLNLDQRTPQTLVLDENDDQQSATFVNYSKQLHYVEQLADALQRQLNLKYTPMALLYFNPKNEGAVTISNYAQNTNTKVLVGAEQLDEYFNKFVFHGRIQYNVEDLARIMEEIESFN, encoded by the coding sequence ATGGGACCATTGGAAATTGGTTTAGTAGCAGCGATAGTCATAGCTGTTATATTCTTAATATTATTCTTAACTGCATTAAACAGTAAAAAGAAAGCACAACAGCAAGCAGAAGAACAATATGAAGCAAAAGAAAAAAGCTTGAAAGATAATTACGAAGATGAGCTTGAAAAAGAACGTGTAGAACATAAGAAAACAGTAACAAAACAACGTGCTGATTTTGATGCCACAGTCGATTCGAAAGATCGTGAAATTGATGCATTGAAGCTGTTTTCAAAAAACCATAGCGAATACATCACTGATATGCGTCTTATCGGTATAAGAGAACGCTTAGTGAAAGAAAAACGTATTCGCCCTGAAGATATGCATATTATGGCAAACATCTTCTTGCCGAAAAATGATATGAATGATATCGAACGTATCAGCCATTTAGTGTTAACACGTACAGGTTTATACATTATAGACTCGCAACTTTTAAAAGGGCACGTTTATAATGGTATCAGCGGCAAACAGTTTGCTGAATTACCTACCATTGAACAAGTTTTCAATGTCTTGAATTTAGATCAGCGTACACCGCAAACTTTAGTATTAGATGAAAATGACGATCAACAATCTGCAACGTTTGTGAATTACTCGAAACAACTGCATTATGTTGAACAATTAGCGGATGCGTTGCAACGTCAGTTGAATTTGAAATATACGCCAATGGCACTACTTTATTTCAATCCTAAAAATGAAGGTGCTGTGACAATTTCGAATTATGCACAAAATACCAATACTAAAGTACTTGTTGGTGCTGAACAATTGGATGAATACTTTAATAAATTTGTTTTCCATGGCCGTATTCAATATAATGTTGAAGATTTGGCGCGTATTATGGAAGAAATTGAATCTTTTAATTAA